Genomic window (Syngnathus typhle isolate RoL2023-S1 ecotype Sweden linkage group LG19, RoL_Styp_1.0, whole genome shotgun sequence):
TGACGCACTTATGGAAAGAAGTCGCTCTTGATATCAACGGTAATGACACTTTTATTTCACTAATTCAATTTACAATataagttatttatttatgtagttACTTAAACGTTATAATCAAGCGATATCAGCTCGTGTTAAAATATTTCCAAAGTCATTTGTTAACATTTATACATGTAAATATCTGTGATTTCTCATGTATTTGTATTTTGGCTGTCGTAAATAAAAGTCATCTAGTTGTTTGAGACACGCTGCTTCCTAATTTACTGTCGAGGCATTTATCCAAATACATCATTTAAATATATGTATTTGTGTCCTTTACATTTACGGTATTCTACACAGACTATTGTTTTTTATGTTACAGTGAGTGGGACAAATCCATGCAAACAAAAATGGAGTACACTTATGATGACCACATAGAACTGCTTTTGGCACATATGAATATTGAGGACATCATCAACGCTGCAGGGACGCTCTACCAGCTtgagaaagaagaagaggaggaggaaggtggCTTATTATCGGAAGCTGAAAGTCTGTCCCCTGTTGAAATGGATGGGAATGAGGAGATTGGGAAGTTTGTGAGTCGGGAGTCGCAGGAGGACTACACTGATGGGGATGGAAGTGTCCGGCATGGGACAGTGACAGACCTCCTGTCCTTTGTCAATCTGCTCTCCAACATGCAAGCAGCAGCACTGCAGCACCTGACTGAGGAGATGGGCGTCCTACTAAACAAAGTCAGTTTATCTCGATATCAAGATGATGTAATCCTAACTGCCTCGGCTAAATATGCATTCCATTCAAAAATATCTACTTTATTTACAGAATGATATGGTTGTAAAGAATGGACGCTATAAGATCAACAAGGATGTGCTCCTGTTTCCCTGGCAACTGTCCTACAAAAACCGTGGCTCTGACCTCGTACCTGAGGGTTCCTTTGGGAAAGTTCACTTGGCTCAGGACATCACAACTCGGAAGAGAATGGCTTGTAAACTGGTACGTCCTGCTGGGAAgaatgtggaattttttttcaatatgtcAACATGTTTTTCTGTCTCTGAAAGCAAAAGAGGAACAAAGTTATTTGAAAAACTGCCAATACCGCAAAATGAGCTGTGGAGTGAACTGAGCTTTTGTGACACAGCATCAGAATAATTGTTGAACTTTTGGATTTAGTACTCGTGCACATGTATATTCATTCACCTCACGAGAATAAAATGTACAACCCGGGCTTTCCTCGTTAGATAAGGTTGTTGATTTTGTGCACACACAGCCAATACTGAGGCGACTGCTGACTGGCACTATTATTTACTTTGGCAATAATTTCCTGGCCATCAACTCATAATGTCAGGCAATATCATGTCTTTATGATTGACTAGCTGTGTAGTAAACAATATGAGGCCTCGTGCTTAcgtacttgaaaaaaataacaacaaaaaaaagtggcagTGTTCTTTGCTGATAATACAGAgtgaagcaaaaaacaaaatatattctTGCTAATGAATTGAAGAGTATCCCCACATTGTTTTTGAAAGATTCCCATGGAGAACTTTCGAGGGGCCGAAATCGAGTTCCAGGCCCGCTTCTGCCACGAAAACATCGCCAAACTCTACGGGGCATTGCTGTGGGAGCAGAACGTGCATCTCTTCATGGAGGCCGGCGAGGGCGGCTCGGTTCTCGAGATGATAGACAGCTGCGGGCCAATGAGGGAGTTTGAGATTATTTGGGTGACCAAGCATATCCTTCGGGCTCTGGAGTATCTGCACTCGCACAACGTCATCCATCACGACATCAAAcgtaagagaaaaaaatgacctGTTGGCAGTTTAAAAGATGTGTAGTAGGAATGTTTGTGAACATTTCTGATTTTAATACAGAAGGTTTCAAAATATGCTTCTATTATTTCTTCTCTCTTTAGCCAGTAACATTGTCCTGATGTCAGACAAAGCTGTCCTGATAGACTTTGGCCTGACCGTGCAAATGACAGAGGACCTCTACATTCCAAGAGATCTGAGAGGAAccgaggtaaaaaaaacaaagataaagGCAAAGTTTACATTCTGTTAGACAACAGAAAAGATCCTGTTCTCCTCGTAGCTTTCTTAGCGGAAAGTCCCAAACCAAGCtcccggtaaaaaaaaaaatgaatcagcAATGCTCACAGACACATTTTTTAGCTCAAGCCCAAATTACACAGCAGACTGGAATTTCCAGCACAGAGACAAGCTACTACTGTTTACTTGCCACGCACGATCACGTTGACGCACCACCTTTGTCAcaggaaaatctttttttttttgtatgtgttcATGCATCATTATTCTGGTGTCCTTTAAATGTAACTTTCATTTTATTCAGATGTACATGAGTCCAGAGCTGGTTTTGTGTCGTGGACATGATACCAAAACAGATATCTACAGCCTGGGATCAACAATCATTCACATGCAGACTGGCAACCCCCCCTGGGTTCAAAGATATCCACGCACGGCCTATCCATCATACCTCTACATTGTAtgtattatttgattttttttagatattcATGCCCCAAGGAATATCCTAATATGTGACATATTTGCTCACATCTGTTTTCCATTCCACATGGTTAGTTTCAAAGAAACTGATCTGATCTTTTGAATGTGACTCAGCTACTCACTTCCTCTCGAAACTGTTGACAAAAAATACGGAAGCAGTGTGAGTCAGTAAAACGACGGTTAATCATCTCACCTCGCTTTTCAGTGAGGTTTAACAAGTTGTAACTAACGGCATTACTCGGAAAACAAAATCTGGGTCACTGCTTTGGAGTTGTTTTTGCAAGCCTTGACTGATGAGTTCATTTCTTGCTCTCTTAGATCCACAAGCAAGCACCCCCTCTGGAGGACATAGCAGACAACTGTAGCCTGACCATGCGCTCGTTCCTGGAACGGGCTCTGGAGAAGAACCCGACTCTTAGGAGCTCGGCATCGGACCTGCTGAAGGATGAAGCCATCAATCCGCCCAAAGAGGACCAGCCTCGATGTTGGAGTCTCGACTCAGCTCTGGAGGAGGCCAACCATGCCATGTTGTACCAGCAAAACCAGCAAGATGACACCACACAAGGTGCTTTAAATGGGATCACGGAGTAGTGATTCGATAAATACCACCGGCTGTTATTAAATGCCCATttttttattaccgtaattttcagactataagccgcaccggactataagccgcacaggCTAAAACACGTAattcagggttcaaaatttgcaaaaaaagtcacggcttatagtccgaaatgtACGGTAATTATTTTCTGCTTATATATATTAATTCAAGTTTTCCTTACAGACTCTTCACTC
Coding sequences:
- the map3k8 gene encoding mitogen-activated protein kinase kinase kinase 8, with protein sequence MQTKMEYTYDDHIELLLAHMNIEDIINAAGTLYQLEKEEEEEEGGLLSEAESLSPVEMDGNEEIGKFVSRESQEDYTDGDGSVRHGTVTDLLSFVNLLSNMQAAALQHLTEEMGVLLNKNDMVVKNGRYKINKDVLLFPWQLSYKNRGSDLVPEGSFGKVHLAQDITTRKRMACKLIPMENFRGAEIEFQARFCHENIAKLYGALLWEQNVHLFMEAGEGGSVLEMIDSCGPMREFEIIWVTKHILRALEYLHSHNVIHHDIKPSNIVLMSDKAVLIDFGLTVQMTEDLYIPRDLRGTEMYMSPELVLCRGHDTKTDIYSLGSTIIHMQTGNPPWVQRYPRTAYPSYLYIIHKQAPPLEDIADNCSLTMRSFLERALEKNPTLRSSASDLLKDEAINPPKEDQPRCWSLDSALEEANHAMLYQQNQQDDTTQDSSLYAEVSNPLKRNGSLYLDLGGLSGYCPLMTGPPT